A DNA window from Gorilla gorilla gorilla isolate KB3781 chromosome 19, NHGRI_mGorGor1-v2.1_pri, whole genome shotgun sequence contains the following coding sequences:
- the TMEM238L gene encoding transmembrane protein 238-like, with product MLLGSLWGRCHPGRCALFLIFALLLDAVGLVLLLLGILAPLSSWDFFIYTGALILALSLLLWIIWYSLNIEVSPEKLDL from the coding sequence ATGCTCCTGGGGAGTCTGTGGGGAAGATGCCATCCAGGGCGCTGTGCGCTCTTCCTCATCTTCGCCCTCCTGCTGGACGCGGTCGGCCTGGTCCTTTTGCTGCTGGGGATCTTGGCCCCCCTGAGTTCCTGGGACTTCTTCATCTACACAGGTGCCCTGATCCTGGCTCTCAGCCTACTGCTCTGGATCATCTGGTATTCCCTCAACATTGAGGTGTCTCCTGAAAAACTGGACCTGTAG